The sequence GGATCTACTCCAAGACCGTCGAGAACATCCCGAAAGAAAACACGAGCTATCACGTAATTTACGTCCTCTACGTCGATTCAGACCACGAGTACGCCCAATCGGACCTCGCCGAATACAACGCAGCGGCACAGGAGAAACTGGATATCGCCACGAAGTTGGGGGACCTGAACGACGTGGAGCGGTACCTCGATAGGCGAAACTCGCTCGACGAGAGTGATTTGCTCGACTTGTTGGACTGACTACTCTCGAACCCGAACCCCCCGCCACCGAGCGCCTTCCACGAGCGCGCCGACCAGCGAGACGACGGCCACGAGGAGCCACAGGACTTGTCGCCCGGCCCACGCTGGCAGGACGTACTTCGAGATGGCGACGACGTAGCCGACGTAGCGGTCGAGCAGCGACTCCCGGCCGCCGTCGGCCAGATTCGCGTCGGTCGCGGTCGGCCGGTCGTGGGACCCTTCGGCGCGGGTTCCGTCGCCCCACTCGGCGGGCAGGCGGTCGGCCTCGTAGGGGAGACCGCCGGTCTCGACCGCCCAGACGATTTCGCCCTCGTCGCTCACTTCGACCACGCGGTCGTTGTACGAGTCGGCGACGAGCGTGTGGCCGTTCGGCAGGCGGTCGGCGTCACGGGGCCAGTCGAGGGTCGCGCTCCCGCCGAACTGCCAGACGACCTCGCCCGACGAGTTCAACTCGACCACGCGGTCGTGTTCGCTGTCGGCGACCAGCAGGTGGTCGTCGGCGAGGCGGTCGGGGTTGTGCTGTTCGTACAGCACGTCACCCTTCCCGGCGAACCGGTTCGGGCCGACGACCGGTTCGACGCTGACCGACCGCTCGCCCGGCGTCGAACCGTTCTCGACGTGAAGTTCGATTACCGTGTCGAAGTTCCGGAGGCTGACCTGAAACACGCCGGGCCGGAGTCGGTCCACGTCGTTCATGTGGGTCCAGTCGCTCTCCGGACCCATCCGGTCGGGCATGTCGTAGGTCTGGGTGGCGTTCCACTGCCAGACGATTTCCTTCTCGCGGTTCACGGCGAACACGCGGTCGTTGCCCATGTCCACCATGACCCATCTCTCCTCACCGTCAACCGTGTAGTGGTCGGCGTCGTGGAGTTCGTGTTCGTGGAGTTCCACGTCGTACCACGAGTAGTTCCACACCACCTCGTTGCTCGACTGTTCGACTATCCGAAGACTGTTTTCGACGCAGTTGGGGAACCCGTCGTTGCGGTAGCGGTCGGGGCAGTTCCGGTCGGCGATTTCGGTCGCCGAAGAGACCTGCACGCGGTCGGGACCCAGCGCCTCCACGTCGAACACGTCGTCGGGGTCGGCGTACTCCCAGACGATTTCGCCCTCCGGGGTGAGTTCGACGGCTTTCCCCTCGTGTTTGTACCCCTGTAGCGCGACGAGGGTGTTGGTCTCGGGCGACTCCTCGGTGACTGTCAGGCGCGGTTGGTCGGGGGCGGCCAGCACGCCGACGGTCGCGATCGCGATGCTGAGGACCGCGAGACACGCGAGGAGCTTTGCACGGCGCTCGGACCCGGTACCGAGCCAGTCGGGAAGACGTGTCACTGCGTGGGGCTATGAGTCCGTTGACGAAAACGGTTCGGTTCCGCGCTCGGGGTATCAGCATCCGGCGAGAGAGGCAACCTCGACCGAATCAGGGCGCGTAGTAGTACTCGCCTTCCTTCTTCTGCTCGCGGTCCAACTGGCTCCCCGGCTTGTTGATGCGCGGGCGGCCGACGTTCTCGTCGCGCCGGAAGGTGATGTCGAGGTTGGCGAGGAAGTCGTTCATCCCCTCGCGCATCCCCTTCGGTTCGCTGGCGTGACCGCTGACCGCGGGTTCGCCGTCGAAGACCATCAGGCGGTCGGCCAGCAGGTCTATCATGTAGATGTCGTGGTCGATGACCATGACCGTCGCGTCCTGCTGTTCGGCGAACCGGCGGATGGCGTTGGTCGCGCGGACTCGCTGTTCCACGTCGAGGTACGCCGAGGGTTCGTCCAGCAGGTAGAGGTCCGCGGACTCCGAGAGGCAGGCCGCGATGGCCACGCGCTGGCGCTCGCCGCCCGAGAGGTCCGTGAGCTGTTGCTCCATGATGCGCTCCAGTTGGAGCGGTTGGGCGATTTCGGTGTTCCAGTACGACGAGCCGACCCGGTCGGTGATCGAGCGCAGGAAGCTGTCGGTCCGCATCGGCTGGTCGATTTCGATGTACTGGGGCTTGTACGCGATGTCCAAATCGAAGTCGGCCTCGCCCTCGTCGGGTTCGAGACGGCCCGCCAGCAGTTGCGCGAACGTCGATTTCCCGATGCCGTTCGGGCCGACGATGCCCAACACTTCGTTCTCTCGAATCTTGCCGCCCTCGACCTCCAACTCGAACTCGCCCTCGCCGTAGGACTTCGAGATGGTCGGGTAGTCCACGAGCGTATCGGCCCGCGTCACCTGCCGAGGAGCGTGTTCCTCGAACTCGATGGCGTCGGGTCGGATACGCATGTTCTCGTTCTGGAGGTACCCCTTGAGGTACTCGTTGATGCCGTTCCGGACGGATTTGGGCGAGGTGATGACACCGTACGCGCCGGGTTCACCGTACGCGACGTGGAGGTTGTCCGCCACCAAGTCGAGGATGGCGAGGTCGTGTTCGACCACCAGCATCGACTTGCCGTGTTCCTCGGCCATCTCCTGAATCAGACGCGCGGCCTTCACGCGCTGGCTGATGTCGAGGTACGGCGTAATCTCGTCGATAAAGTAGAAGTCCACGTCGCGGGCGAGACACGCCACCAGCGCGACGCGCTGGAGTTCGCCGCCCGACAGGCTGTCGATGTCTTGGTCCACGACGTGTTCGATGTCGAGTCGTTCGAGCAGGTCGTCCAAGACGCCCCGCTCGTCGGTCTGCTCCAGCAGTTGGGCGGTCGGACCGCCGAACTGGTCGGGAATCTTGTCCACGTACTGGGGCTTGCGCGCGACGCTGACCTCGCCGTCGCGCACGTCCGCGAGGTAGTCCTGCAACTCCGTGCCGCGGTAGGCGTCTAACACCGCGTCCCACCCCGGCGGGTCGGCGTGCTGGCCGAGGTTCGGCGCGAGTTCGCCCGCCAGAATCTTGACCGCGGTGGTCTTCCCGATGCCGTTCGGCCCGAGGATGCCCGTGACCTGCCCCTCCAGCGGGACCGGCAGACCGTACAGCGAGAAGGCGTTCTCGCCGTAGCGGTGGACCGGGTCGTCCTCCAACTCTTGGGGGAGGTTGATAATCTCGATGGCGTCGAAGGGACACTTCTCGACGCAGATGCCGCAGGTCTCGCCGAGGCAGATCTCCTCGCTGATGTGTACTTGGTCGGGGTCGCCCTCGTCGGCGTCGTCACCGCGCAGGGTGATACACTCCTTGCCGGTCCGGTTGGGCGGGCAGTAGTTCTTACACTCGTAACTGCACCGGTCCGGTTGACACCGCTCTAAGTCCACGACCGCGATACTGTCGTCCGCCATGAGTTAGAAGGTGACTCCGTTCGTCAGCAGAATCGTCCACGTCACGAACCACATCGAGAACGTCATGAACAGCACGTAGAGGTGGTCTTTCGTGGAGAAGTCCTCCACGTCGATGCCCATCACTTGGAGGACCGGCAACTGGACGAAGACGAACCCCGCCACGATTGCCAGTCCGAGTTGGTCTTTGGCCGCGGCCCCGAGGAACGCGGCGGAGACGAACGCCGCCGCGACGCCAGCGAGCGTGGCGACTGCCGTCACCGTCACGCCCCTGACGTGGGAAGACCGCCGCTCGGATACCTGTTCGGTCGCCATGCGTGACGTTGAGGGACCCGAGTTGAAGGCCTTTTTGTTACGCGCGGACAACTCGACGCGACCGACCCGCTCGAACGCGACCGCTCGACTACTGGTCAGACATCCGACAGTGCCAGTCGTTCTCAGTACTTTTATGCTCGTCGCGTGTTTCGATTCGTAACGATGGCAACTCAGTCCGAGTTAGAGGACATCGACGACCTGCCGCCGAGCGCGAAACTGGTCTTCAAGGTACTCGAATACAAGGGTGCGCTCACCCAGAAGGAAATCGTCGAGGAATCGATGCTGTCGGCGCGTACGGTCCGGTACGCGCTCGAACGACTCGAAGAACTGGAGGTAGTCGAGGAGGACGTGTACTTCGCCGACGCCCGCCAGAACCTCTACGAAATCGACGTGTCCTGTGACACGTCGGCCGACTGCACCGACGCGCAGAACTGCGCCGACTGACTCGCTCGCGACCGTCGCGGGACGACTGGTTTTCGGGCTACTCCTCGAACCCCGACTGCATCCCCGCGTGGACGTAGGCCGCGAGGATGTCGCCGATGCGCGTGTCCGCGGTCCAGAGCGCGGTCTCCTCGAACGGTTCGGTATCGTCGTCGGCCCGAACCGACAACAGCACCGTCGCGTCGTCCACCAGTAGCGTCCGCCCGGTGAACCCGCCGGTCCCCTCGCGCGACGCGACGACGACCCGAACCGGGTCGTCGGCGAACAGGTCGGCGACCCCCGACTCCTCGGTGACGACGAGGACGGACACGCCCTCCTCGGCGCGCGCTCGGAGCGCCGACGCGACCTGCTCGGCGAGGAGGTCCTCGCTTCCGGCGACCAGAATTACGCGCTCGGCGGCCTCTTCGACCAGCGACGCGACGCGCTCGTGGATGGAGTGGTGGCCGTGGAGGGTCGCCACGTCGCGCTCGTCGGCACGGTCGGCGTGTTCGTTCCGGACCGCTTCGAGGTTCTGGAAGGCGCGCTGGTGTTGGCGCTCGACGGCCTCGCGCAACTGCTCGCGGGCGGCCGCGAGGCTCACCGGCCGGTACTCCTTGGGCGAGGACTCGACGACCTCCACGAGTCCCCGACTCGCCAAGTCGTCGGCCGCGCCGTACACCTGCGACCGGGGCACGTCCGAGACTCGACTGACCGCTTGGGCGCTCCCGGTGCCGAGGCGCTGGAGCGCCACGAACACCTGCGCCTCGTAGTTCGACAGTCCGAGTTCCCGCAGGGCCTCGACCGCGTCGTGCGCGCTCATCTCGTCTCTGGTCTGTGTGGAGGCGCTCCTCGTGATTAAGGGATTTCGGGTCGCCCGGAGCGACGTGTTATTGTAGAAATCTACAACCATTTATACTATGAGCGCGAACCTCCCGAGCAACGATGGGTTTCGCCGACAGATACGCCGACGCGCTGACGACGTACAGCAAGGTCGTCCTCGCGGTTCTCCTCGTCTCGACCGCCGCGGTCGGGTACGGTGCCGCGAACATCGACGCC is a genomic window of Halorussus salinus containing:
- a CDS encoding winged helix-turn-helix transcriptional regulator, which codes for MATQSELEDIDDLPPSAKLVFKVLEYKGALTQKEIVEESMLSARTVRYALERLEELEVVEEDVYFADARQNLYEIDVSCDTSADCTDAQNCAD
- a CDS encoding TrmB family transcriptional regulator, producing MSAHDAVEALRELGLSNYEAQVFVALQRLGTGSAQAVSRVSDVPRSQVYGAADDLASRGLVEVVESSPKEYRPVSLAAAREQLREAVERQHQRAFQNLEAVRNEHADRADERDVATLHGHHSIHERVASLVEEAAERVILVAGSEDLLAEQVASALRARAEEGVSVLVVTEESGVADLFADDPVRVVVASREGTGGFTGRTLLVDDATVLLSVRADDDTEPFEETALWTADTRIGDILAAYVHAGMQSGFEE
- a CDS encoding EMC6-like membrane protein is translated as MATEQVSERRSSHVRGVTVTAVATLAGVAAAFVSAAFLGAAAKDQLGLAIVAGFVFVQLPVLQVMGIDVEDFSTKDHLYVLFMTFSMWFVTWTILLTNGVTF
- a CDS encoding ribosome biogenesis/translation initiation ATPase RLI; the encoded protein is MADDSIAVVDLERCQPDRCSYECKNYCPPNRTGKECITLRGDDADEGDPDQVHISEEICLGETCGICVEKCPFDAIEIINLPQELEDDPVHRYGENAFSLYGLPVPLEGQVTGILGPNGIGKTTAVKILAGELAPNLGQHADPPGWDAVLDAYRGTELQDYLADVRDGEVSVARKPQYVDKIPDQFGGPTAQLLEQTDERGVLDDLLERLDIEHVVDQDIDSLSGGELQRVALVACLARDVDFYFIDEITPYLDISQRVKAARLIQEMAEEHGKSMLVVEHDLAILDLVADNLHVAYGEPGAYGVITSPKSVRNGINEYLKGYLQNENMRIRPDAIEFEEHAPRQVTRADTLVDYPTISKSYGEGEFELEVEGGKIRENEVLGIVGPNGIGKSTFAQLLAGRLEPDEGEADFDLDIAYKPQYIEIDQPMRTDSFLRSITDRVGSSYWNTEIAQPLQLERIMEQQLTDLSGGERQRVAIAACLSESADLYLLDEPSAYLDVEQRVRATNAIRRFAEQQDATVMVIDHDIYMIDLLADRLMVFDGEPAVSGHASEPKGMREGMNDFLANLDITFRRDENVGRPRINKPGSQLDREQKKEGEYYYAP